Proteins from a genomic interval of Luteibacter pinisoli:
- a CDS encoding sensor histidine kinase, protein MASWQASLAFARSPAAGVVLWGIGFMAPVAMAGLALASGPPEVPWVRAVLLAAGVVGSLLVGWVGGRRILDSLRTVSDLLGALREGDYGLRGHVRLGHDPLQALIAGVNELSDELRQGRLARTETSRFLGKTLVALHSAVIVVDEQGRIRLINPAARRLVGAEHKLVVGTEPAAWGFGEAMASADGSILTHTFPCATGRWAVRRAAWYSDGREHTLVMLHDLSAALSEEEHRAWQRLIRVLSHELNNSLTPIGSLADTLSNLLARHGAAIPQKELHDGLEAIARRSASLTRFVGGYGRLARLPPLAWQPFRLDLSIARVAQLEQRVPVVLVGHAPLTVDGDEDQLGQALVNLLRNAAESALFNHGGVHIDWFIQGGEACVRLIDDGIGLPLTDSLFVPFFTTKPEGSGIGLSLTRLIIEAHGGTVALANRTDAPGAVATVRLKLARPGVSASGRARPDPDRRTDRN, encoded by the coding sequence TTGGCTAGCTGGCAGGCCTCGCTGGCGTTTGCCCGGTCGCCCGCCGCAGGCGTGGTGCTGTGGGGCATCGGCTTCATGGCGCCCGTGGCCATGGCAGGCCTTGCGCTGGCGTCCGGGCCACCCGAGGTGCCGTGGGTGCGGGCCGTCCTGCTCGCGGCCGGTGTCGTCGGCTCGCTGCTGGTGGGTTGGGTGGGCGGCCGACGCATCCTGGATTCCCTGCGCACGGTGTCGGACCTGCTCGGCGCGCTTCGCGAGGGTGATTATGGCCTGCGCGGCCATGTCAGGCTGGGGCATGATCCCCTGCAGGCGCTGATCGCGGGCGTCAACGAACTCTCCGACGAACTGCGCCAGGGCCGGCTGGCGCGCACCGAGACCTCACGCTTCCTCGGGAAGACCCTGGTCGCGCTGCACAGCGCGGTCATCGTCGTCGATGAACAGGGCCGCATTCGCCTGATCAATCCGGCAGCCCGGCGCCTCGTGGGCGCGGAGCACAAGCTGGTGGTGGGAACCGAGCCGGCGGCCTGGGGCTTCGGCGAGGCCATGGCGTCCGCCGACGGATCGATCCTGACCCACACCTTCCCGTGTGCCACGGGCCGCTGGGCCGTGCGTCGTGCGGCGTGGTACAGCGATGGCCGCGAACACACGCTGGTGATGTTGCATGACCTCAGCGCGGCCCTAAGCGAAGAAGAACACCGTGCCTGGCAGCGCCTGATCCGCGTGCTGAGCCACGAACTGAACAACTCGCTCACCCCCATCGGCTCGCTGGCCGACACCCTTTCCAACCTGCTCGCCCGGCACGGCGCGGCCATCCCGCAGAAGGAGCTGCACGACGGCCTCGAAGCCATCGCCCGGCGTTCGGCGTCGCTGACCCGGTTCGTCGGGGGCTATGGCCGGCTGGCCCGTCTTCCGCCGCTGGCCTGGCAACCGTTCCGCCTGGACCTGTCGATCGCACGCGTAGCCCAGCTTGAGCAGCGCGTCCCCGTCGTGCTCGTCGGCCATGCCCCGCTTACCGTGGACGGCGACGAAGACCAGCTTGGCCAGGCGCTGGTCAACCTGCTGCGCAATGCGGCGGAGTCCGCGCTGTTCAATCACGGTGGGGTGCATATCGACTGGTTCATCCAGGGCGGGGAAGCGTGCGTGCGGCTGATCGACGACGGCATCGGCCTGCCGCTGACCGATTCACTGTTCGTGCCGTTCTTCACGACCAAACCGGAGGGGTCCGGGATCGGGCTGAGCCTTACGCGCCTGATCATCGAAGCGCATGGCGGCACCGTCGCCCTGGCCAATCGCACCGATGCGCCAGGGGCCGTCGCCACCGTCAGGCTCAAACTCGCCCGCCCGGGGGTGTCCGCCAGCGGACGCGCCCGTCCGGATCCGGACAGGCGGACTGACCGGAATTGA